TCACCGGAACGAGTCCACGATGTAGACTCCAGCCCCTGAAAATTCGAGTACGGCCATCCCAGGCTTCGATTCGGGCAATTTCTTGAGTTGGCCGTGCGCGAGCCTCGCCACCGCGCAGATCGGGATGGTGTCCCCGTCCGGTGGCTTCGCTTCGTAATACCGGACGACGACCTGCGGGCCACCTGTCCAGACCCGTCCGTAGAGCCGGGTGGGTGATTCGAGGAGTCCGAGGTCATCGTTCAACATGCTCTCGACAGGTCCCTCGTACAGGGTGATGGGGCTGGTGTCGGTCTGGTTCACGTCGAG
This is a stretch of genomic DNA from Archangium violaceum. It encodes these proteins:
- a CDS encoding serine/threonine protein kinase, whose protein sequence is MPSTRALLPLVVVALILSTSGCLSGGVLLRPDGSPGPEKCPEEALKTMRILRLRVGDSTSVELDVNQTDTSPITLYEGPVESMLNDDLGLLESPTRLYGRVWTGGPQVVVRYYEAKPPDGDTIPICAVARLAHGQLKKLPESKPGMAVLEFSGAGVYIVDSFR